From the genome of Azospirillum sp. TSA2s, one region includes:
- a CDS encoding hydrolase: MTFPAKSLINADDTVFIFIDHQPQMSFGVVNIDRQQLKNNTIALAKTAKLFGASTIVTAVETESFSGYIWPELMDVLKQDPIERTSMNSWDSEELVAAVKATGKKKLVIAALWTEACLLYPTLCAIEEGFEVYIVTDCSGGTSKEAHDAAVRRMEQAGAHSITSINVLLEIQRDWAKRGTYDGVMNIVREHFGAYGMGVDYAYTMVHKAPQRGEFAHKVTGAAAHEHA, encoded by the coding sequence ATGACCTTCCCGGCCAAGTCGCTCATCAACGCCGACGACACCGTCTTCATCTTCATCGATCACCAGCCGCAGATGTCCTTCGGCGTTGTCAACATCGACCGCCAGCAGCTGAAGAACAACACGATCGCGCTCGCCAAGACGGCCAAGCTGTTCGGCGCCTCGACCATCGTGACCGCGGTGGAGACCGAGAGCTTCTCCGGCTACATCTGGCCGGAGCTGATGGACGTCCTGAAGCAGGACCCCATCGAGCGCACCTCGATGAACAGCTGGGATTCGGAAGAGCTGGTGGCCGCCGTCAAGGCGACCGGCAAGAAGAAGCTGGTCATCGCCGCGCTGTGGACCGAAGCCTGCCTGCTGTACCCGACGCTGTGCGCCATCGAGGAAGGCTTCGAGGTCTACATCGTCACCGATTGTTCGGGCGGCACCTCCAAGGAGGCCCACGACGCCGCGGTTCGCCGCATGGAGCAGGCCGGCGCCCATTCCATCACCTCGATCAACGTCCTGCTGGAAATCCAGCGCGATTGGGCCAAGCGCGGCACCTATGACGGCGTGATGAACATCGTTCGCGAGCATTTCGGCGCCTACGGCATGGGCGTCGATTACGCCTACACCATGGTCCACAAGGCCCCGCAGCGCGGCGAGTTCGCGCACAAGGTGACCGGCGCCGCCGCGCACGAACATGCGTAA
- a CDS encoding XapX domain-containing protein — protein sequence MMPYLLSAGAGILVGVIYALIGVRSPAPPTIALIGLLGMLVGEQVVPVVKRMIAGEPVVAFIQTDCARHVLGPQAGADKPPADLVQADEAGKGKKA from the coding sequence ATGATGCCCTATCTCCTTTCGGCCGGCGCCGGTATCCTGGTCGGCGTCATCTATGCACTGATCGGCGTCCGCTCGCCGGCACCGCCGACCATCGCGCTGATCGGACTGCTCGGCATGCTGGTCGGCGAGCAGGTGGTGCCGGTGGTCAAGCGCATGATCGCCGGCGAACCGGTCGTCGCCTTCATCCAGACCGACTGCGCCCGCCATGTGCTGGGTCCGCAGGCCGGAGCCGACAAGCCACCGGCCGATCTGGTTCAGGCCGACGAGGCCGGCAAGGGAAAGAAGGCATGA